One Eremothecium cymbalariae DBVPG#7215 chromosome 2, complete sequence DNA window includes the following coding sequences:
- the CWC21 gene encoding U2-type spliceosomal complex subunit CWC21 (similar to Ashbya gossypii AGL263W) — protein sequence MSYNGIGLKSSKGSSTSGHIQRSLADNEGKKNVKNFLARQEKSNGKRDVSKGTRAKTVDDSILKRLDRRQVELQVSELRDQLEDAGNYDENEITRKCDELRDELQKQLREHDRVRTVYTTRKKRTPAVGDVNLNDD from the coding sequence ATGTCATATAATGGGATTGGGCTTAAAAGTTCGAAGGGATCTTCAACTTCGGGCCATATACAGCGGTCGTTAGCTGACAATGAAGGTAAGAAGAATGTGAAGAATTTTTTGGCTAGACAGGAGAAGTCCAACGGTAAAAGAGATGTCTCGAAGGGAACTAGGGCGAAGACAGTTGATGATAGTATACTAAAGAGGCTCGATAGAAGGCAAGTGGAGCTGCAGGTAAGCGAACTTCGGGATCAATTGGAGGATGCTGGCAATTATGACGAAAACGAGATAACCAGGAAGTGCGATGAGCTACGAGATGAGTTACAAAAGCAATTACGGGAGCATGATCGCGTCAGGACTGTGTATACCACTCGGAAAAAAAGAACTCCGGCCGTGGGGGATGTTAATTTAAATGATGATTGA
- the OAZ1 gene encoding Oaz1p (similar to Ashbya gossypii AGL265W), producing the protein MESRFLVFPNMRSGGDDAQDTRSYRVFQKHIVKRVGKKITCLTKGLSSSEDKYPDFQQIGDLYGVILEQYGMHFYKAITNNRNLLVIMDRRVHTAMDLKKWLIMIMELVGNNLEIFPHGCQWLLLFVDRSNLVNIKDLLKNLNWIGGEIVQNFGDCCTGDENPVCWNDTDFITIRFEC; encoded by the coding sequence ATGGAATCAAGGTTTCTTGTCTTCCCTAACATGCGTTCAGGCGGCGATGATGCACAGGATACTAGATCGTACCGAGTGTTTCAGAAGCATATAGTGAAGCGCGTAGGGAAGAAGATCACATGTCTTACCAAAGGGCTGAGTTCATCAGAGGATAAGTATCCTgattttcaacaaattgGGGATCTTTATGGGGTGATCCTCGAACAATATGGCATGCATTTCTACAAGGCGATCACCAACAACAGGAACTTGTTGGTGATTATGGATAGGAGAGTCCATACCGCCATGGACTTGAAAAAGTGGCTAATTATGATTATGGAGCTAGTTGGAAATAACTTAGAGATATTCCCACACGGCTGCCAATGGTTGCTATTGTTTGTTGATAGGAGTAATCTAGTGAATATCAAGGACttgttaaagaatttaaattGGATAGGTGGAGAAATCGTACAAAACTTTGGTGACTGCTGTACTGGTGATGAAAATCCAGTCTGTTGGAACGACACAGATTTTATAACGATTCGTTTTGAATGTTGA
- a CDS encoding uncharacterized protein (similar to Ashbya gossypii AGL266C): MSGLPQDIEQQNTQYIPPEETRYIANTGTTKSSSGSLETRNHLIAALGEFFGTFIFLWPAFVIAQIANNDISVDGPGSHPPQLMMIALGFGFSVLVAVFIFYRVSGGNLNPAVTLTLVLAGAVPPIRGAIMVLAQMIAGICAAAAASAMTPGPVLFSNALGGGCSKSRGLFIEAFGTAILCTTVLFLAVEKHKATFVAPVGIGIALFIAHLVCVYYTGAGLNPARSFGPAIANRSFPNYHWIYWLGPVFGAVISWGIWKIFKVLEYESCNPGQDADHE, translated from the coding sequence ATGTCAGGACTACCTCAGGACATAGAGCAACAAAATACGCAGTATATTCCTCCTGAGGAAACTCGCTATATTGCTAATACGGGTACCACCAAAAGCAGTTCCGGTTCCCTAGAGACTCGTAATCACTTGATTGCAGCTTTAGGTGAATTCTTTGGTACCTTTATCTTTTTATGGCCTGCCTTCGTTATCGCTCAAATTGCGAACAATGATATTTCTGTCGATGGGCCTGGTTCTCACCCACCacaattgatgatgatcgCTTTAGGATTCGGTTTTTCTGTCCTAGTGGCGGTGTTTATCTTTTACAGGGTATCCGGTGGTAACTTGAATCCTGCTGTCACTTTGACATTGGTCTTGGCTGGCGCCGTGCCACCTATCCGTGGCGCGATTATGGTGTTGGCACAAATGATTGCTGGTATCTGTGCGGCTGCAGCAGCTTCGGCTATGACCCCAGGACCTGTCTTGTTCTCTAATGCATTAGGTGGCGGTTGTTCCAAATCTCGAGGTTTGTTCATAGAGGCTTTCGGTACTGCCATCTTATGTACTACAGTGCTGTTCTTGGCTGTTGAAAAACACAAGGCTACTTTCGTTGCCCCAGTTGGTATTGGTATTGCTTTGTTTATCGCCCACTTGGTGTGTGTCTATTACACAGGTGCTGGTTTGAACCCTGCCAGATCATTTGGACCAGCCATTGCGAACAGAAGTTTCCCTAACTACCACTGGATCTACTGGTTAGGTCCAGTTTTCGGTGCCGTTATTTCATGGGGTATCTGGAAGATTTTCAAGGTTTTGGAGTATGAAAGCTGTAACCCAGGTCAGGATGCCGACCATGAGTGA
- a CDS encoding glycosyltransferase family 15 protein (similar to Ashbya gossypii AGL267C): protein MAVNISKRIIRLGLLSSFILLSVVFLSTHSKVNEFIFGSSVASDAVAKGITEGGEKPSIVDKNASKDLGDYAEHFAGDMESTGDSEGKPKACFVSLVRNEALWDIVPSIQQVEDRFNRNYKYPWVFLNDVPFTDEFKHVVSNIVSGSVEFGIIPKEHWSYPNWIDQEKAAKARQEMAENNIIYGGSEPYRHMCRFESGFFWRHPLLKKFNWYWRVEPSTQLYCDIKYDVFKWMQEHKKVYGFTISIREYEATIKTLWETTKQFMKEYPNYIEKDNMMAFISDDNGKTYNLCHFWSNFEIASLDFWRSDRYKTYFEYLDKAGGFFYERWGDAPVHSIAAALMLRKDQIHYFADIGYHHPPYSNCPADNKLWSEGRCSCNQKNDFTFEGYSCGTKFYEVNGMKRPT from the coding sequence ATGGCGGTCAATATCAGCAAGAGGATTATCCGATTGGGTcttttatcttcttttattcTCTTGTCAGTGGTGTTTCTATCAACACATTCGAAGGTTAATGagtttatttttggatCAAGTGTTGCTTCTGATGCCGTGGCGAAGGGAATTACAGAAGGTGGGGAGAAGCCTAGTatagttgataaaaatgcGTCGAAGGATTTGGGTGATTATGCAGAACATTTTGCTGGGGATATGGAATCGACTGGGGATTCTGAGGGGAAGCCAAAGGCGTGCTTCGTGAGCTTGGTTAGAAACGAAGCATTGTGGGACATTGTTCCTTCGATACAGCAAGTTGAGGATCGTTTTAATAGGAACTATAAATATCCGTGGGTCTTCTTGAATGATGTTCCCTTTACCGATGAATTTAAGCATGTGGTATCCAACATAGTTAGTGGTAGCGTGGAATTTGGTATTATTCCAAAGGAACACTGGTCATATCCTAATTGGATTGACCAAGAAAAGGCAGCAAAAGCAAGACAAGAGATGGCAGAAaacaatattatatatggTGGTTCTGAGCCATACAGGCATATGTGTCGTTTCGAATCGGGGTTCTTCTGGAGACATCCACTGTTAAAGAAATTCAACTGGTACTGGCGTGTGGAACCAAGTACTCAACTATATTgtgatatcaaatatgaTGTATTCAAGTGGATGCAGGAGCATAAAAAGGTCTATGGGTTTACCATTTCCATTAGGGAGTACGAGGCAACTATCAAGACATTGTGGGAAACAACAAAGCAATTCATGAAGGAATACCCGAattatattgaaaaagataataTGATGGCCTTTATTTCCGATGATAATGGTAAAACTTACAATTTATGCCATTTCTGGTCAAATTTCGAGATAGCATCATTGGATTTCTGGAGGAGTGATAGGTATAaaacatattttgaatacttAGACAAAGCAGGCGGATTTTTCTATGAACGTTGGGGTGATGCTCCTGTGCATTCAATAGCTGCCGCTCTAATGCTTCGTAAAGATCAAATACATTATTTTGCTGATATTGGCTACCATCATCCACCTTATAGTAACTGTCCTGCAGACAACAAATTATGGTCTGAAGGCCGTTGTTCATgcaatcaaaaaaatgattttaCCTTTGAAGGTTACTCTTGCGGAACAAAGTTCTACGAGGTTAATGGGATGAAGCGTCCTACATAG
- the CNS1 gene encoding HSP70/90 family co-chaperone CNS1 (similar to Ashbya gossypii AGL268C) — MNISEYQKPRKYRPGPGDPQLPPQLTEFHDKTTDEVLKELNKMPFFMTKLDNADVENGGNVELEALKALAYEGEPHEVAANFKNQGNDLYKVKRYKDARTMYSKGIEVKCEDDSINGSLYLNRAACELELRNFRSCINDCKKALNFNAKCVKAFYRMGQAYFKLKKLEEAKGSVLFGLKLDSQNNALVSLLDTIVKQEEKANVLEESRFRDQQEKDLHASKLKEALSWRKITEFKTANPPAVLQNSTLMLSEPEDIESQLSFPAMVYYPTINEFDFVETVSEFNTPRDLLEMLLHNRDDWVGKPGYENWTPSDIWAYMETDAGKLVKIGKRVQFYRIFMMEKPLIPLFDNALRIYLVPKNKAKTWLEGWM; from the coding sequence ATGAATATCTCAGAATATCAAAAGCCACGGAAATATCGACCTGGGCCAGGGGATCCCCAACTCCCACCGCAGCTAACTGAGTTCCATGATAAGACTACGGATGAGGTGCTTAAggaattgaacaaaatgCCCTTTTTCATGACGAAGCTAGATAATGCTGATGTTGAGAATGGGGGAAATGTTGAATTGGAGGCGTTGAAGGCCTTGGCTTACGAAGGTGAGCCTCATGAAGTCGCGGCGAATTTCAAGAATCAGGGCAACGATTTATACAAAGTTAAACGTTACAAAGATGCACGCACGATGTATTCAAAGGGGATCGAAGTGAAATGTGAAGATGATAGTATTAATGGTTCATTATATTTGAATCGTGCAGCTTGTGAGTTAGAGTTAAGAAATTTTAGAAGTTGTATTAACGATTGTAAGAAGGCATTGAATTTCAACGCTAAGTGTGTAAAAGCGTTTTATCGTATGGGTCAGGCGTATTTTAAACTCAAGAAGTTGGAGGAAGCTAAAGGTTCTGTTTTGTTTGGCTTAAAACTAGACTCACAGAACAACGCCTTAGTGTCATTGTTAGATACGATTGTCAAGCAGGAGGAGAAAGCTAATGTTCTTGAAGAAAGCCGGTTTCGTGATCAGCAGGAAAAAGACCTTCATGCATCGAAATTGAAGGAAGCTTTAAGTTGGAGGAAAATTACAGAATTCAAAACAGCCAACCCACCTGcagttcttcaaaactcTACTCTTATGTTAAGTGAACCTGAGGACATTGAATCTCAGTTGTCATTCCCTGCGATGGTGTATTATCCTACGATTAATGAATTCGACTTTGTCGAGACTGTATCAGAGTTCAATACTCCTAGGGATTTATTGGAAATGCTGTTGCATAATCGCGATGACTGGGTTGGGAAACCGGGTTATGAAAACTGGACACCATCCGATATTTGGGCATATATGGAAACCGATGCTGGGAAGTTGGTCAAAATTGGTAAAAGAGTCCAATTTTATAGGATATTCATGATGGAAAAGCCATTGATTCCTTTGTTTGACAATGCTTTACGAATATACTTGgttccaaaaaataaagCTAAGACATGGCTTGAAGGGTGGATGTGA
- the SLI15 gene encoding Sli15p (similar to Ashbya gossypii AGL269W): protein MDWAIKAVKKRMKSRGGDSRSIVESLNRLNDTVLEGHDEMNGLLHEANDWLNFEMKRVGFRHQEIRENSESSGSELTPIHKGIRVSPLNKGLAVSCGGDTIPPYNGFGQHATPRSLPVEEEELTSRGLSTTAIDTQSQRLVNVSDIDHQEDDRIKEPESATPKAVINKHEDTAKSSPWSPYKVAKTLKEGTYKQLQHESENTNSADHNTTHETDSVTEKSIIQSKISLSKSPENTFLQKAANFVPPSRDRTLRRSNMFVPLPNKDPLVVQPMVSKNKSIKNISPTVTKPLKGAVQPVSTEENEGSTKLSGTRSSYQGTKGRSGSIFDRLSSIPTKSFEKKIASRSPHYISRSPTKGTLSPEPRYFQSSKTNVNGSPARRKSTADETFDRSDDHIQATLKNIFDTQIPVLSNNELRCRNSLAAKKKNPPSGSQIKRTSLIPRLDRSVYNSKNILHTEKRGRSMTPIKRGDMTSKVRKLNFNPSPHRVVNLVTQAKPINNYNQSVQTPSKTVFTSKVQSASSVSSTMKFETEQTPLSKTAVKTPTVKTPGLIGTKLASSKVLGKTGITKAFPTDETIHSANHCSSMGQKSTGKVDQVAQDVKDSIVQLNGAHDRLTKFQLLPQAGSEKQDLRKKLDKRLSEVMRNQQEQQILRRRQEQQKRKSQLEEGKKRRTKILSDFPDNGAVKSKVNTTNSYLTKLPNQSVLYDLHTADHRSNTGSSKNNDHLNVPTHVCDTTLPDIDSDSENESGSYKILAAWAQSPFLEEQLLRQQDWDIEEIFGSIRPLHIDEVFHNSRLSKLKSRQSVSRMSVGNNNTETK, encoded by the coding sequence ATGGACTGGGCTATTAAAGCAGTTAAAAAGAGGATGAAATCTCGAGGTGGGGATTCTAGGTCCATTGTTGAGTCTTTAAACAGACTGAATGACACTGTATTAGAAGGGCATGATGAGATGAATGGGCTGCTTCATGAAGCTAATGATTGGCTAAATTTTGAGATGAAACGAGTTGGATTTAGACATCAGGAAATTAGGGAAAATTCAGAGAGTTCAGGATCAGAACTCACACCAATACACAAGGGGATACGCGTTTCACCTCTTAACAAAGGTTTAGCAGTCAGTTGTGGTGGCGACACAATTCCACCGTATAATGGGTTTGGACAACATGCTACGCCGAGATCATTGCctgttgaagaagaggagcTAACAAGTAGGGGATTGTCTACAACAGCTATAGATACGCAGTCTCAAAGGTTAGTTAATGTTTCTGATATTGACCACCAGGAGGATGATCGAATTAAAGAACCAGAATCCGCAACTCCTAAGGCAGTTATTAATAAACATGAAGATACAGCGAAATCATCTCCATGGTCTCCATATAAGGTGGCTAAAACCTTAAAGGAGGGAACCTATAAACAATTGCAGCACGAATCGGAGAATACCAACAGTGCAGACCATAATACTACGCACGAAACGGATTCAGTTACCGAAAAGTCGATAATCCAGTCTAAGATTTCTCTTTCTAAAAGTCCTGAAAACACTTTTTTGCAAAAGGCAGCCAACTTTGTGCCTCCAAGCAGAGATCGGACTCTGAGGCGATCTAATATGTTCGTGCCTCTTCCGAATAAAGATCCATTAGTGGTTCAACCAATGGTAAGCAAGAACAAATctataaaaaatataagtCCCACTGTTACCAAGCCTTTAAAAGGAGCCGTTCAACCAGTTTCCACTGAGGAAAATGAAGGCTCGACAAAACTATCCGGAACTAGGTCGTCATATCAAGGAACCAAAGGCCGCTCGGGCTCGATATTTGATAGGCTTTCCTCTATTCCAACAAAGTCTTtcgaaaaaaaaattgcatCTAGATCACCTCATTATATATCAAGGTCACCTACAAAGGGCACATTATCTCCTGAACCTCGTTATTTTCAATCATCCAAAACAAACGTTAACGGATCACCTGCTAGAAGGAAATCCACCGCTGATGAAACTTTTGATCGATCTGACGATCACATTCAGGCCactttgaagaatatatttgataCCCAAATCCCAGTACTATCAAACAATGAACTTCGATGCAGAAATTCCTTGGCCgccaaaaagaaaaacccCCCAAGTGGCTCACAGATAAAGCGAACATCCTTAATACCCAGACTTGATAGATCAGTTTATaattcaaagaatattCTTCACACAGAAAAGAGGGGCAGAAGTATGACTCCAATCAAGAGAGGAGATATGACATCGAAGGTAAGAAAGCTGAACTTTAATCCATCTCCACACCGAGTAGTGAATCTAGTGACTCAAGCGAAGCCTATCAACAACTACAACCAATCAGTACAAACACCATCTAAGACAGTTTTTACATCAAAAGTGCAATCTGCATCTTCTGTTTCATCAACCATGAAATTTGAAACTGAACAAACGCCACTATCTAAAACAGCAGTAAAAACACCAACAGTAAAAACTCCTGGTTTAATTGGAACAAAATTGGCCTCATCTAAAGTGCTTGGTAAGACAGGCATTACAAAAGCCTTCCCTACAGATGAAACAATTCATTCTGCGAATCACTGCAGTTCTATGGGACAAAAATCTACAGGGAAGGTTGATCAAGTTGCTCAAGACGTTAAAGACTCGATTGTTCAATTAAATGGTGCTCATGATCGCTTAACAAAATTTCAGCTATTACCTCAGGCAGGTTCTGAGAAGCAAGATTTGAGAAAGAAATTAGACAAAAGGTTATCGGAGGTAATGAGAAATCAACAGGAACAACAAATATTGAGACGCAGACAAGAACAACAGAAGAGGAAGTCTCAATTAGAAGAGggtaaaaaaagaagaactaaAATTTTATCTGACTTTCCTGATAATGGCGCTGTAAAATCAAAGGTGAACACAACTAATTCCTATTTGACTAAACTTCCGAACCAGTCCGTCTTATACGACTTGCACACCGCTGATCACAGATCAAATACTGGCTCCAGTAAAAATAATGACCATCTAAATGTTCCCACGCATGTATGCGATACGACATTACCAGATATAGATTCTGATTCTGAGAATGAAAGTGGCTCGTATAAAATCTTAGCTGCATGGGCCCAATCCCCTTTCCTAGAAGAACAACTGTTACGTCAGCAGGACTGGGATATTGAAGAGATATTTGGGTCAATACGGCCGCTTCATATCGATGAGGTATTTCACAACTCTAGGTTATCCAAGTTGAAATCAAGACAGTCTGTCTCACGGATGAGTGtgggtaataataatactgAAACGAAATGA
- the ICS2 gene encoding Ics2p (similar to Ashbya gossypii AGL270W), with amino-acid sequence MTANLRVQTGAELLSRTSHDINCHLSEARSQCPLSSSLDGSNRVDDAKLQSPLATEDSPDAVRLRNFSFPNINSSECPSSGRISIGGKSLPHDPSRNSLIKREKTFNMEESQSEALFNHLKLYTIGNNNRESHSGYNTLKSKFWSHSRKSSEDSPRLSLLSHRRSSLFSSNYADSSSSGRPSVGSSGSSGTKSYHKRSRDHVSVPICIKSPNGRKSEPLFAVNLPSSQRNEQPEERRKTTENMNLQGAIAEDTSEQLRRNSSGNFGSLLDFTSKTGIQAKGHVFAHCPESGDRPTPVIDLNIGTWDAGIYQSYPEGIRKSSDSLLSSLTSRNSSIPDFSKHLVSRDVSQIQNEGEQLDEESSEEQCVLSQDQLLGVPELQNDDDVLNLQEFLKNC; translated from the coding sequence ATGACAGCAAACTTAAGGGTTCAGACTGGAGCTGAACTTCTGAGTCGTACTTCTCATGATATTAACTGCCACTTGTCTGAAGCCAGGTCACAGTGTCCTTTGAGTTCATCGCTGGATGGTTCCAACAGAGTTGATGACGCTAAGTTGCAGTCGCCGTTAGCGACTGAAGATAGTCCTGACGCCGTCAGGTTACGCAACTTCAGTTTCCCTAATATTAACAGTTCTGAATGCCCTAGTTCAGGACGTATTTCAATTGGAGGAAAAAGTTTGCCCCATGATCCTAGCAGAAATTCATTAATCAAAAGGGAAAAGACCTTTAATATGGAAGAGTCCCAATCCGAAGCATTGTTCAACCATCTGAAACTTTACACAATCGGTAACAATAATAGGGAATCTCACAGTGGCTACAACACTTTGAAGTCAAAGTTTTGGTCACATAGTCGGAAGAGTAGTGAAGACTCCCCCAGGCTTTCCTTGTTGAGCCATCGCAGATCAAGCTTATTTTCGAGTAACTATGCTGATAGTTCCTCCAGTGGCCGGCCATCTGTGGGTTCGAGTGGGAGCAGTGGAACAAAGAGTTATCATAAAAGGTCCAGAGATCATGTGTCAGTCCCCATATGTATTAAATCCCCAAATGGGCGAAAGTCTGAGCCTTTATTTGCCGTTAACTTACCCTCCAGTCAAAGGAATGAACAACCAGAGGAGAGAAGGAAGACAACCGAGAACATGAATCTTCAGGGTGCAATAGCTGAAGATACTAGTGAACAATTAAGGAGGAACTCAAGTGGAAACTTTGGTAGCTTGCTTGACTTCACATCAAAGACTGGAATACAAGCTAAAGGTCACGTCTTTGCTCACTGTCCAGAATCAGGTGATCGGCCAACACCTGTCATTGATCTTAATATTGGTACTTGGGATGCTGGTATTTATCAATCGTATCCTGAAGGGATTAGAAAATCAAGTGATTCTTTGCTATCATCACTGACTTCTCGGAACAGCTCTATACCTGACTTTTCGAAACATTTAGTGTCTAGAGACGTCtctcaaattcaaaacGAAGGAGAACAGTTAGATGAGGAGTCTTCAGAAGAACAGTGTGTTTTAAGTCAAGATCAATTGTTAGGCGTCCCTGAATTGCAGAATGACGATGATGTTTTAAATTTAcaagagtttttgaagaactgTTGA
- the LEE1 gene encoding Lee1p (similar to Ashbya gossypii ADR062W) has translation MYAYSQNNSGGSQRSNRCRSRARYKNGSGQSCSSNKAGSKTAVSSVNGVSFVGGEGVAIVAGGDLQDVGTSSRSSTDVSKRRVSFTPQHQKAIIEHLLLTKNSTPQKNYSHVPCKFYRQGACQAGSSCPFSHSLNVLTADQTPCKYFEKGNCKFGVKCVNAHILPDGTRANPPKQILYPSTSSSAVVKNSMGAVTLPGSAQGAVTGGSTRSMADGEGMQLQLQQQQIQQQIQQQQQQIQQQQQLHHHRYSEPDISMSQRQYVGYAGGAFTVDGFTQNKSLSDMQYVSNDLSSSGLASGTPLLSPYVITTNSMNNQGLGPPPPALPNPPFGDELDTFEGEVLVPSELSDLLTPKELKRRNSRPSSTSRKVSFSDNISTPSTTSSEPYTFMHRRTWSSASATTPPPTMMDQMASSSSSSFISKIVSANYTYQDTSSNSAQGKSPWNNISSTGNMTIYNGGLFNPAVNTPTGTANCTEYQLRHLTEDLTKFKIYEEESTNGSESTISPTRQEAHHGPTGHIRVHQDHSKEAPMLFDDFQQGIY, from the coding sequence ATGTATGCATACTCTCAGAATAACAGCGGTGGTAGTCAGAGATCGAATAGATGCAGATCAAGGGCTCGATATAAGAATGGATCTGGTCAGAGCTGTAGCAGTAACAAGGCAGGGTCGAAAACGGCTGTCTCTAGTGTGAATGGGGTTAGTTTTGTCGGTGGGGAAGGTGTAGCAATTGTTGCTGGTGGGGATTTGCAGGACGTCGGGACGTCTTCGAGATCCTCCACAGACGTGTCTAAGAGACGGGTTTCTTTTACACCTCAACATCAGAAGGCTATTATTGAACATTTATTGCTCACCAAGAATTCGACACCTCAGAAGAATTATTCTCATGTTCCTTGTAAGTTTTACAGGCAGGGTGCTTGCCAGGCGGGTAGTTCTTGTCCATTTTCACATTCTCTGAATGTCTTGACGGCAGATCAGACGCCTTGCAAGTACTTTGAGAAGGGTAATTGTAAATTTGGGGTCAAATGTGTCAATGCTCATATTTTGCCTGATGGGACGAGGGCCAATCCTCCAAAGCAAATCTTGTATCCATCTACTTCATCTTCGGCGGTTGTGAAGAATTCGATGGGGGCTGTTACGCTTCCAGGGTCAGCACAAGGGGCAGTTACGGGGGGCAGTACCCGGTCGATGGCTGACGGAGAAGGTATGCAGTTGCAgcttcagcagcagcagattcagcagcagattcagcagcagcagcagcagattcagcagcagcagcagcttcaCCATCATCGTTATTCGGAACCCGATATTTCCATGAGCCAGCGGCAGTATGTTGGGTACGCTGGTGGTGCATTTACTGTTGATGGGTTTACACAGAACAAGTCGTTATCTGATATGCAGTATGTTTCTAACGACCTTTCTAGTTCAGGTCTGGCTAGTGGTACACCATTGCTCTCTCCGTATGTTATTACAACAAACTCCATGAATAACCAAGGACTGGGTCCGCCTCCGCCAGCTCTCCCTAATCCGCCTTTTGGCGATGAGTTGGATACTTTTGAAGGGGAAGTCCTTGTTCCCAGCGAGCTTTCAGATTTGCTAACTCCTAAAGAACTGAAGCGCCGTAATTCCAGACCATCGTCCACCTCGAGGAAAGTTAGTTTTAGCGACAACATATCTACTCCAAGTACCACAAGCAGCGAGCCATATACATTCATGCACAGAAGGACATGGTCCTCTGCTTCTGCAACCACTCCACCTCCAACAATGATGGATCAAATGGCTAGTTCTTCGTCTTCCTCCTTTATATCCAAGATTGTGTCCGCGAATTATACTTATCAAGATACGTCCTCAAATTCCGCTCAAGGAAAGTCACCGTGGAATAACATATCTTCTACAGGTAATATGACAATTTACAATGGAGGCCTTTTCAATCCAGCAGTGAACACACCCACCGGCACGGCAAACTGTACGGAATACCAGTTACGGCATTTAACGGAGGATTTGACTAAGTTTAAGATTTACGAGGAGGAATCTACAAATGGTTCTGAAAGCACTATATCACCGACGAGACAAGAGGCACACCATGGTCCCACCGGGCATATCCGCGTTCACCAAGACCATAGTAAGGAAGCTCCAATGTTGTTTGACGATTTCCAACAGGGTATCTACTGA
- the LGE1 gene encoding Lge1p (similar to Ashbya gossypii ADR060C), with protein MSGSDEIDSSGAQPPPPPPPPPLSHSSAPSSSQGAGIQPSFSGSSHNRHPQSQGYYPRNEGLNGTGYRQPFSRGNNMAYRGNSGGRYHSNYHGYNNYSGGSGGQVQSYYQRGGYYNGYNGSYHLQQQSQHQHQSHQSHQPYQAHQQHQPHSQQHYQHYYQDYHGSAHPASSSGSYPRYNHVNANNTTPNSGTPSGTRYNSNTSNHTTNDVSPISQQLETKKKFEVIENPIYYLTELDKSTDDLKKLEDIKKVFQESDELDHKLEQQKLVMWKAELELVLLDTQSEKDALNVQLNQENLDALLMEG; from the coding sequence ATGAGCGGTTCAGATGAGATAGACAGTAGTGGTGCACAACCGCCACCGCCACCACCTCCCCCTCCTCTTTCGCACTCTTCTGCTCCTTCCTCTTCGCAAGGAGCTGGTATACAGCCATCATTCAGTGGATCTTCCCATAACCGTCATCCACAATCTCAGGGCTATTATCCTCGAAATGAGGGTTTGAATGGGACAGGCTATCGCCAGCCCTTTTCTCGTGGAAATAATATGGCTTACAGAGGTAACAGTGGTGGCAGATATCATTCCAACTATCATGGATACAACAACTATTCTGGGGGCAGCGGCGGGCAGGTTCAAAGTTACTATCAACGCGGAGGATATTATAATGGATATAATGGATCTTACCatttgcagcagcagtcgCAACATCAGCATCAATCGCACCAATCGCACCAACCATATCAAGCGCACCAACAGCATCAACCGCATTCTCAACAGCACTATCAACACTATTACCAGGATTATCATGGCTCAGCTCATCCAGCCAGCAGTTCTGGTTCCTACCCAAGATATAATCACGTTAACGCCAACAACACCACTCCAAATAGCGGAACGCCCTCAGGAACAAGATACAACAGCAACACTTCTAACCATACGACAAATGACGTTTCGCCTATTTCTCAGCAACTAgaaacaaagaagaagtttgaaGTCATCGAAAATCCCATATATTACCTAACAGAACTTGATAAGTCTACAGATGACCTAAAGAAACTTGAAGATATAAAAAAGGTCTTCCAGGAAAGTGATGAACTCGACCATAAACTagaacaacagaaacttgTCATGTGGAAAGCAGAATTGGAACTAGTACTTCTGGATACACAATCCGAGAAGGACGCTTTAAATGTACAGTTGAACCAGGAAAACCTGGATGCTTTATTAATGGAAGGTTGA